The Raphanus sativus cultivar WK10039 chromosome 2, ASM80110v3, whole genome shotgun sequence genome includes a region encoding these proteins:
- the LOC130508497 gene encoding uncharacterized protein LOC130508497, with protein MALDASKKPKKKPSGGAKPSKRKTNPGVRVVGGRIYDSSNGKCCHQCRQKTMDFVASCKAVKNNKQCKLNFCHTCLLNRYGERAEEVATLNDWNCPKCRGLCNCSFCSGDES; from the exons ATGGCTTTGGACGCATCGAAGAAGCCCAAAAAGAAACCAAGCGGCGGCGCGAAACCATCGAAACGCAAAACGAACCCAGGCGTTCGAGTGGTCGGAGGGAGGATCTACGATTCTAGCAACGGCAAATGTTGTCACCAG TGTCGGCAGAAGACGATGGACTTCGTTGCGTCGTGCAAGGCAgtgaaaaataacaaacaatGCAAACTAAACTTTTGCCACACCTGCTTATTGAACAG GTATGGTGAGAGGGCAGAAGAGGTAGCTACCTTAAATGATTGGAATTGTCCTAAATGCAGAGGCCTCTGCAATTGCAGTTTCTGCag CGGCGATGAATcttga
- the LOC108833477 gene encoding uncharacterized protein LOC108833477, translating into MALDASKKPKKKPSGGAKPSKRKTNPGVRVVGGRIYDSSNGKCCHQCRQKTMDFVASCKAVKNNKQCKLNFCHTCLLNRYGERAEEVATLNDWNCPKCRGLCNCSFCRKEQGLNPTGILSHKAKASGLSSVSELLQVEGDDSFAYSKKEDVSIADVANEGNKGAGKKKKAKTGLTKANLGDVSIEDVAKENSKAAGKTKKAKASNEVKEEEIQIEAKLPIGISLTTVAGIDIPSEETGNVLQFLEFCSAFGEALDLKEGQAESIVSEMFSCGRSTRRQQYCAVIPMMIQLLELISHDRDMSLSLSATDSTWFSALGECLLQSGVLSDVFPPETFTSGVSEYKTMDASTRLKLLNFLCDESLSTLAMRNFIETKSVESEAQRREAKEKAAAAKEKEKQLRQQMQGDLVKAHMERNGAPLSIEEHHAILSQIKAEVKEAHDKMLEAKGMISRKRQRCDAAGTDPILLNDDGRVLWKLKCFKEEPRFLLQDTCGDLSPHDKWLTFKPEQKQEVEKYISAKG; encoded by the exons ATGGCTTTGGACGCATCGAAGAAGCCCAAAAAGAAACCAAGCGGCGGCGCGAAACCATCGAAACGCAAAACGAACCCAGGCGTTCGAGTGGTCGGAGGGAGGATCTACGATTCTAGCAACGGCAAATGTTGTCACCAG TGTCGGCAGAAGACGATGGACTTCGTTGCGTCGTGCAAGGCAgtgaaaaataacaaacaatGCAAACTAAACTTTTGCCACACCTGCTTATTGAACAG GTATGGTGAGAGGGCAGAAGAGGTAGCTACCTTAAATGATTGGAATTGTCCTAAATGCAGAGGCCTCTGCAATTGCAGTTTCTGCag GAAGGAACAAGGACTGAACCCTACAGGAATATTGTCACACAAAGCTAAAGCAAGTGGGTTATCATCAGTCTCTGAGCTTCTACAAGTTGAGGGTGATGATAGCTTTGCTTATTCCAAAAAG GAGGATGTTTCCATTGCAG ATGTTGCCAATGAGGGCAACAAAGGGGCgggcaagaagaagaaagccaAAACCGGCTTAACAAAGGCAAACCTG GGTGATGTCTCCATTGAAG ATGTTGCCAAGGAGAACAGCAAAGCGGCTGGCAAGACCAAGAAAGCCAAAGCCAGCAACGAAGTGAAAGAGGAGGAGATTCAGATTGAGGCTAAACTTCCTATTGGTATAAGCTTGACTACTGTTGCAGGCATTGATATACCGAGTGAAGAAACAGGAAATGTATTGCAGTTTCTTGAGTTTTGTTCAGCCTTTGGAGAG gcTCTTGATTTGAAAGAAGGGCAAGCTGAGTCTATTGTTTCTGAGATGTTCTCGTGTGGGCGTAGCACAAGGAGGCAACAATACTGCGCTGTTATCCCAATGATGATCCAGTTGTTGGAACTAATATCACATGATAGAGATAt GTCTCTGTCTCTAAGTGCAACTGACAGCACTTGGTTCAGTGCTCTTGGAGAGTGCCTATTGCAGTCAGGAGTTCTGAGTGATGTGTTCCCACCTGAGACTTTCACTTCAGGTGTCTCTGAGTATAAGACGATGGATGCATCAACAAGGCTCAAGCTTCTAAACTTCTTATGTGATGAATCACTTAGCACACT CGCAATGAGAAATTTCATTGAGACCAAAAGTGTGGAGTCTGAAGCACAGAGaagagaagcaaaagaaaaggcTGCAGCTGCAAAGGAAAAG GAGAAACAGCTGAGGCAGCAGATGCAAGGTGATCTTGTCAAAGCCCATATGGAAAGAAACGGAGCACCATTGTCCATTGAAGAGCATCATGCAATTTTGTCTCAAATAAAAGCTGAAGTTAAAGAAGCTCATGACAAGATGCTGGAGGCAAAGGGCATGATATCTAGAA AGAGGCAAAGATGTGATGCTGCTGGAACCGACCCGATCCTGTTGAATGATGATGGTCGTGTTCTCTGGAAACTAAAGTGCTTTAAAGAAGAACCAAGGTTTTTGCTTCAAG ATACATGTGGTGATTTATCTCCACATGACAAATGGTTAACTTTTAAGCCTGAGCAGAAACAAGAGGTTGAGAAGTATATCTCTGCCAAAG GTTGA
- the LOC108841216 gene encoding transcription factor TCP1-like yields the protein MSSSNNDYNNGNSGVYPLSLYLSSLPGHQGTIRNPYNHQSTASPGQMVSAVPESLIDYMSFNSNSAVNQQGFEIPEVSREIKKTVKKDRHSKIHTAQGLRDRRVRLSIGVARQFFDLQDVLGFGKASETLDWLLKKSRRAINELVQEKKLNNKDGDFGNNRGGEEEDEDDGAKSFVYGSSPDSCQEVVCEVKKTEKSNISSKGLREKSRGKSKQITREMTYDHPETVSKITQTEMMDPFKRSVIFNEGHSLYKEAIQEFDNQECILTKTKVNLPTDMDRSYNQHHGTFMLKDQGSSSNYDTILPQNLDYGFDQNPFMDQTFCAVTNRNFPRGFP from the exons ATGTCTTCTTCCAACAATGATTACAATAATGGTAACAGTGGAGTGTACCCTCTCTCTCTTTACCTTTCTTCACTCCCGGGCCATCAAGGCACCATCCGTAATCCCTACAATCATCAGTCAACAGCATCTCCGGGTCAAATGGTATCAGCCGTGCCTGAGTCTCTGATCGATTACATGTCGTTTAACTCAAACAGTGCTGTGAATCAGCAAGGGTTTGAGATTCCTGAGGTGTCGAGAGAAATCAAGAAGACAGTGAAGAAAGATAGACACAGCAAGATTCACACGGCGCAAGGTCTTAGAGACAGGAGGGTAAGGCTTTCTATTGGAGTTGCTCGCCAATTCTTTGATCTCCAGGATGTGTTGGGGTTTGGTAAAGCCAGTGAAACATTGGACtggcttctcaagaaatcaagaaGAGCCATCAATGAGCTTGTCCAAGAAAAAAAGCTCAACAACAAGGATGGAGACTTTGGAAACAATAGGGGTGGtgaagaagaggatgaagatgatgGTGCTAAGAGCTTTGTGTATGGTTCGAGTCCAGATTCCTGCCAAGAAGTGGTATGTGAGGTCAAGAAGACAGAGAAGAGCAACATATCTTCAAAGGGATTAAGGGAAAAATCTAGGGGAAAGTCAAAGCAGATAACAAGAGAGATGACCTATGATCATCCAGAAACCGTCTCCAAGATCACACAAACTGAAATGATGGACCCATTCAAGAGGTCTGTAATTTTCAATGAAGGACACTCTTTATACAAGGAAGCAATCCAAGAGTTTGATAATCAAGAATGTATCTTAACTAAGACGAAGGTCAATCTTCCCACAGATATGGATCGAAGTTACAATCAGCATCATGGGACGTTTATGTTGAAAGATCAGGGCTCTAGCAGCAACTACGATACCATTCTGCCTCAAAACTTGGACTATGGTTTTGATCAAAACCCTTTTATGGATCAAACCTTTTGTGCAGTCACCAACAGGAATTTCCCCAGGG GGTTTCCATAA
- the LOC108817403 gene encoding cyclin-B1-2 — protein MESPKKIAHEIGGVKRDALRFGLNGVKSDIVGSHPLESSYESGKRSDEAMKRTIIGHTYGSAIPLKMDMDRQILSRFQRPPGPIPSSMLGLEVYTGAIDNFGFEDYLNDPRDSETFKPVDFHHGMEVRLGISKGPVAPSFM, from the exons ATGGAGTCTCCGAAGAAGATAGCTCATGAGATCGGTGGTGTCAAGAGAGACGCTCTTCGATTCGGTCTCAACGGCGTTAAGAGCGACATCGTCGGATCTCACCCACTCGAATCCTCTTACGAATCT GGAAAGAGATCGGACGAGGCGATGAAGAGAACAATCATTGGGCATACCTACGGGTCTGCAATTCCATTGAAGATGGATATGGACAGACAAATTCTCTCACG GTTTCAAAGACCTCCTGGACCAATTCCATCGTCAATGCTCGGGTTAGAAGTCTACACAGGAGCCATTGATAACTTTGGTTTTGAGGATTACTTAAATG ATCCTCGTGACTCGGAGACATTCAAGCCGGTAGACTTCCACCACGGGATGGAAGTTCGTCTTGGCATCTCAAAGGGCCCGGTTGCCCCAAGTTTCATGTGA
- the LOC108817413 gene encoding LOW QUALITY PROTEIN: protein CROWDED NUCLEI 1-like (The sequence of the model RefSeq protein was modified relative to this genomic sequence to represent the inferred CDS: inserted 2 bases in 1 codon), whose amino-acid sequence MWQRWSNGKGPDMVTPVTGRASEIQYDDDPRRLPDKISELEKELFEYQHSMGLLLLEKKEWSSKYETLQLEFEDANECLRRERNAHVVAMADVEKREEGLKKALGVEKQCALDLEKALRELRSENAEIKFTADSKLTEADALVRSVEEKSLEVEAKLRAVDARLAEVSRKSSEVERKSKXVEARESSLQRERFAYIAEREADEATLSKQREDLREWERKLQEGEERVAKSQMIVKQREDRANESDMIITQKGKELEEAHKKIDAANLALKKKESDITSRIKALTLKEQETDVLKNSLETKERELLDMQEKLVAREKVEVQQLIDEQQAKLEAIQREFELEMEQKRKSIDDSLRSKVVEVEKREVEWKHMGEKVAKREQALDKKLEKHKEKEKDFEARLKGIKGREKALKSEEKALETEKRKLAEDKENILSLIAEVEKIKAENEVQLSEIHKEKEELRVTEEERSEHLGLQTELKEQIEKCRSQEELLSKEVEDLKAQRECFEKEWEELDGRKAEIETELKNVNDQKENLEKNSHFEEERLKKEQVAANDNMKRELETLEAAKASFADTMEHERSVISKKAESERSQLLHDIEMLKRELESDMQSKLEERERELQAKEKLFEEEREKELSNISYLRDLARREMTEVQIGRQRIEKEKIETEASKKHLEEQQTEIRKDVDGLVALTKKLKEQREQFISERNRFLSSMESNRNCNHCSELLSELALPDIDKLEMPSFSKLENILENEAPQQVVMRDISPTATALGLQVQTGGTASWLRKCTSKILKLSAIKMGETSATLSLADQELESTEQDNVNSGPSTMLQVQSESNVNSKTQEVAADSLSNPNADGQSSMRGKARVRRTRSVKAVVEDAKAIYGESIEFNSTENVEDTAAKANDESTGEPGRFDREASKNGRKRGRTGSLRTCNTEQDGNESDGKSDSVTGGERQRGKRRQKVASEKQEVVGQRYNLRRSTRVAGKTALGKKNEETTGGVQQDKGIYCAQITATASVGVAISDDKGVSTNVVEREAMADCEDTYAGSAKRIGESGAMSEEDVNKTPQRADSGGNEYDGEEYESESEHPGKVSIGKKFWTFLTT is encoded by the exons ATGTGGCAGCGTTGGTCGAATGGTAAGGGCCCAGACATGGTGACCCCAGTCACGGGTCGGGCCAGTGAGATCCAGTACGATGATGATCCAAGAAGATTGCCTGATAAAATCTCAGAGCTTGAAAAAGAG CTTTTTGAGTATCAACACAGTATGGGTCTTCTTCTGCTAGAGAAAAAGGAGTGGAGTTCTAAATACGAAACGCTTCAACTAGAATTTGAAGATGCAAATGAGTGCCTTAGGAGAGAACGCAATGCGCATGTGGTTGCTATGGCAGATgttgagaagagagaagagggttTGAAGAAAGCTCTGGGGGTTGAAAAGCAGTGTGCACTTGAT CTGGAGAAGGCGCTGCGGGAGCTACGCTCTGAAAACGCAGAGATCAAATTTACAGCTGACTCGAAGTTGACTGAGGCAGATGCGTTGGTAAGAAGTGTTGAAGAAAAGTCTCTGGAAGTTGAGGCAAAGCTGCGTGCTGTTGATGCAAGACTTGCTGAAGTTAGTAGGAAGAGCTCAGAGGTGGAGAGGAAGTCCAA GGTGGAAGCTCGAGAAAGTTCTCTTCAAAGGGAGCGATTTGCCTACATTGCTGA aCGAGAAGCAGATGAGGCAACCTTGTCAAAGCAGAGGGAGGACTTGCGTGAATGGGAAAGAAAGTTgcaagaaggagaagaaagagtTGCTAAATCTCAAATGATTGTGAAGCAGAGAGAGGATAGAGCAAATGAAAGCGATATGATAATCACGCAAAAGGGAAAAGAACTTGAAGAGGCACATAAGAAGATAGATGCTGCGAACCTTGCGTTGAAGAAAAAGGAAAGCGATATCACCTCAAGGATCAAAGCTCTTACTTTAAAGGAGCAA GAAACTGATGTGCTGAAGAACTCTTTAGAGACAAAAGAGCGTGAGCTACTAGATATGCAAGAGAAACTGGTTGCCAGAGAAAAG GTTGAAGTTCAGCAACTAATTGATGAACAGCAAGCTAAGTTGGAGGCAATACAGCGTGAGTTCGAGTTGGAAATGGAGCAGAAAAGAAAATCTATTGATGACAGCTTGAGGAGCAAGGTTGTTGAGGTGGAAAAGAGGGAGGTTGAGTGGAAGCACATGGGGGAAAAGGTTGCTAAACGTGAACAGGCATTAGATAAGAAACTGGAGAAgcataaagaaaaagaaaaagattttgaAGCAAGACTGAAAGGCATAAAGGGCAGAGAGAAAGCATTGAAAAGCGAGGAGAAGGCATTGGAAACTGAGAAGAGAAAACTTGCCGAGGATAAAGAAAATATACTCAGTCTTATAGCTGAAGTCGAGAAGATAAAGGCTGAGAATGAAGTACAGCTATCAGAGATTCATAAAGAGAAGGAGGAGCTTAGAGTTACTGAGGAGGAGAGGTCAGAGCATCTTGGTCTGCAAACCGAATTAAAGGAGCAAATAGAAAAGTGCAGGTCTCAGGAGGAGCTGCTTTCGAAAGAGGTTGAGGATCTGAAGGCACAAAGGGAATGTTTTGAGAAAGAATGGGAAGAGCTTGATGGGAGGAAAGCTGAGATCGAGACGGAACTAAAGAATGTAAATGATCAAAAAGAAAACCTAGAGAAGAACAGTCACTTTGAGGAAGAAAGGCTGAAAAAGGAACAGGTGGCAGCAAATGACAACATGAAAAGGGAGCTAGAAACTCTTGAAGCGGCAAAAGCTTCGTTTGCAGATACTATGGAGCATGAGCGTTCGGTGATTTCTAAGAAAGCTGAGAGCGAAAGAAGTCAACTGCTTCACGATATTGAAATGCTCAAAAGGGAACTCGAGTCTGACATGCAGAGTAAACTGGAAGAAAGAGAAAGGGAGCTGCAAGCCAAAGAGAAGTTGTTTGAGGAAGAGAGGGAGAAGGAACTGAGCAATATTAGTTACCTAAGAGACCTAGCCAGAAGAGAAATGACGGAAGTGCAGATCGGTAGACAGAGaatagagaaagaaaagatAGAAACCGAAGCTAGTAAAAAACATCTTGAAGAGCAGCAGACAGAGATTCGGAAAGATGTTGATGGCCTTGTTGCCTTAACCAAGAAGCTGAAGGAACAGCGGGAACAGTTTATCAGCGAGAGAAACCGTTTCCTTTCTTCCATGGAAAGTAATAGGAACTGCAACCACTGCAGCGAACTGCTTTCGGAGCTCGCTCTTCCTGACATTGACAAACTAGAAATGCCTAGTTTCTCAAAACTGGAAAACATTCTTGAGAACGAAGCACCACAGCAGGTGGTAATGAGGGATATATCGCCAACTGCTACCGCCTTAGGATTGCAAGTTCAAACTGGTGGGACAGCGTCATGGCTCCGGAAATGTACTTCGAAGATTCTTAAGTTGTCCGCAATAAAAATGGGAGAAACATCTGCTACTCTGAGTTTGGCTGACCAAGAACTTGAGTCTACTGAGCAAGATAACGTGAACAGTGGACCATCAACTATGCTTCAGGTCCAGTCTGAAAGCAACGTCAACAGCAAGACTCAAGAAGTTGCTGCAGATTCTTTGTCTAATCCAAATGCTGATGGTCAATCAAGCATGAGGGGGAAAGCCAGAGTCAGAAGAACACGTTCTGTCAAAGCTGTTGTTGAAGATGCTAAAGCTATCTATGGAGAATCTATAGAATTCAATTCAACAGAAAATGTTGAGGACACTGCTGCTAAAGCAAATGATGAAAGCACGGGTGAACCTGGTCGTTTTGATAGAGAAGCTTCAAAGAATGGACGGAAACGTGGACGTACGGGTTCTTTGAGAACTTGTAATACTGAGCAGGATGGTAACGAGAGCGATGGAAAATCAGATAGTGTCACCGGAGGAGAACGTCAGCGTGGGAAGAGGCGGCAAAAGGTTGCATCAGAAAAACAAGAAGTGGTGGGACAAAGATATAATCTCCGGCGATCTACAAG GGTGGCTGGAAAAACCGCACTTGGTAAGAAGAATGAAGAGACTACTGGTGGAGTGCAACAAGACAAGGGTATTTACTGTGCTCAAATCACTGCTACAGCATCAGTAGGCGTTGCTATTAGTGACGATAAAGGAGTAAGCACGAATGTGGTGGAG CGTGAAGCTATGGCAGACTGTGAGGATACATATGCTGGTTCGGCCAAAAGAATAGGTGAGAGTGGAGCAATGAGTGAAGAGGATGTGAACAAAACACCTCAAAGGGCTGACTCTGGCGGAAACGAGTATGATGGTGAAgaatatgaatcagaatcaGAACATCCCGGGAAAGTCTCCATTGGTAAGAAGTTCTGGACTTTCTTGACGACGTAG